The Fodinibius saliphilus genome has a segment encoding these proteins:
- a CDS encoding MBL fold metallo-hydrolase: MAWIVVAITTLIVALFVVELQIAAPPYMEETSNHFDGKKFVNPNDGDTHHYWEVLKWWLSGYDRGEWYQLNEEDLTQHPLPPSKVSTGNFKATFVNHATYLLQVDDLNILTDPVWSFRASPYQWIGPKRMRPPGIAFEDLPDIDVVLLTHNHYDHLDLSTVKKLQKRYKPKFIVPLGVEKLLHDHGIINTSHLDWWDHHPISNSLSLTAVPAQHFSGRGLFDRNKTLWCGYVLHASIGNIYFAGDTGYGDFIRAIGNKFGPIHTSFLPIGAYKPRWFMQKIHMSPREAVKAHKYIQSQQSFAMHFGTFPMADDGMYEPIEELKHALEEFQINKQQFRVLNEGESEFLTPIDSANVA, from the coding sequence ATGGCTTGGATTGTTGTTGCCATAACCACATTAATAGTTGCCCTTTTTGTAGTAGAGCTACAGATTGCCGCACCTCCATACATGGAAGAAACATCCAACCACTTTGATGGTAAAAAGTTCGTAAATCCCAATGACGGAGATACACACCACTACTGGGAAGTACTTAAATGGTGGCTTAGTGGATACGACAGGGGGGAATGGTATCAACTGAATGAAGAGGATCTAACGCAACATCCCCTGCCCCCATCCAAAGTATCTACTGGCAACTTTAAGGCTACATTTGTGAACCATGCAACCTATCTACTACAGGTGGATGATCTCAACATCCTGACTGACCCGGTGTGGAGCTTTCGTGCCAGCCCCTACCAATGGATCGGTCCCAAGCGCATGCGCCCCCCCGGTATTGCATTCGAAGACCTGCCTGATATTGATGTCGTACTGCTTACCCATAATCACTATGACCATCTGGATTTATCAACGGTTAAGAAGTTACAAAAAAGATATAAGCCAAAGTTCATAGTACCACTTGGGGTTGAAAAACTTTTACACGATCACGGCATTATTAATACCTCTCATCTTGACTGGTGGGACCACCACCCCATTTCGAACTCACTTTCTTTAACAGCGGTACCTGCCCAACACTTTTCCGGACGGGGCCTTTTCGACCGGAACAAAACACTGTGGTGCGGCTATGTGTTACATGCATCGATAGGAAACATCTATTTTGCTGGCGATACGGGTTATGGTGATTTTATTAGAGCAATAGGTAATAAGTTTGGTCCTATACATACCTCCTTTCTCCCAATCGGTGCCTATAAACCACGCTGGTTTATGCAAAAAATTCATATGTCACCGCGAGAAGCCGTTAAAGCACACAAATACATTCAGTCTCAACAGAGCTTTGCCATGCACTTTGGTACTTTTCCCATGGCCGATGACGGGATGTATGAACCCATTGAAGAACTGAAGCATGCCTTAGAGGAGTTCCAAATCAACAAACAACAATTTAGGGTTCTTAATGAGGGAGAATCTGAATTCTTAACCCCTATTGATTCTGCTAATGTGGCTTAG
- the dnaX gene encoding DNA polymerase III subunit gamma/tau — protein sequence MSDNYRALTRTYRPTSFDDIVSQKHVSSTLKNAIKKNRLAHAYMFCGPRGVGKTTMARVLARTVNEIDQQVDGESLNQTLNVVEIDAASNNSVDDIRDLRERVRIPPQNGRYKIYIIDEVHMLSKSAFNALLKTLEEPPDHVIFIFATTEPHKVLPTILSRVQRFDFKRISVDQIVERLANVAADQNINIDEESLHVIAKKADGALRDALGLMDQAIAFCGNNIQHEELLRALNVVSTERMFDFMNAVASKNASQGLELINDLLQEGYDIQEYLVGLTEHLRNLYVAKSSAKMHLVEASPDTKKRYQKASKTFSEDDLMRMLHIVSEAQYKIKEAHQPKIQFEITLLKLIHMERTQNLNKLLSGLEDLKKKLNNKTEISKTNTEDTKSASSTSDNNQPSPEQQPKRTSQSKNGQSANPKEESITRQPEPPTPEPAAVNKEPNSKPSTSEPTNNSHQPANQVNKKTPKKTEEDSDDELSKLFGKSSLGNPKKNTESTVEKEETAADTATQTKAKRAPKDVSLEEVKEVWESYLEDLRHHVPEMLYFQMQRVKPMKLKNGLLLLRCNDDFAKKIVDENNRRLGKFLEDKIGAYLGFESIVQKDESDVEASKSPYERFKELQKRDPTIKHLVELFGAELDYNLNQ from the coding sequence ATGTCTGACAATTATCGCGCATTAACCCGTACTTACCGACCAACGTCGTTTGACGATATTGTATCCCAGAAGCACGTAAGCAGTACGCTTAAAAATGCCATCAAAAAGAACAGACTTGCCCACGCCTATATGTTTTGTGGTCCGCGCGGTGTGGGAAAGACCACCATGGCACGGGTATTAGCCCGTACCGTGAATGAGATTGATCAACAGGTTGATGGGGAGTCACTCAATCAGACATTGAATGTTGTCGAGATTGATGCAGCATCAAACAATAGTGTAGATGATATCCGAGACCTGCGGGAACGTGTTCGAATCCCCCCTCAAAATGGTCGGTATAAGATTTACATTATTGACGAGGTTCATATGCTTAGTAAGTCGGCGTTCAATGCGCTGCTGAAAACACTGGAAGAACCACCGGATCATGTCATATTTATTTTTGCTACCACAGAACCACACAAAGTACTACCCACCATATTATCACGGGTTCAGCGCTTTGACTTTAAGCGTATCAGTGTTGACCAAATAGTAGAACGCCTTGCCAATGTCGCAGCTGACCAAAACATCAACATTGATGAAGAATCGCTCCACGTAATTGCCAAGAAAGCAGACGGTGCACTACGCGACGCGCTGGGTCTTATGGACCAAGCCATTGCGTTCTGTGGAAATAATATTCAACATGAAGAACTGCTTCGGGCACTCAATGTGGTAAGTACCGAACGCATGTTTGACTTCATGAATGCCGTAGCGTCTAAAAATGCCAGCCAAGGCTTGGAGCTTATTAACGATCTTTTGCAAGAGGGCTACGACATTCAGGAATACCTAGTAGGCCTTACCGAACATCTACGCAATCTTTACGTCGCTAAAAGCTCAGCAAAAATGCACTTGGTTGAAGCTTCCCCGGATACAAAGAAGCGCTATCAAAAAGCTTCAAAAACTTTTTCTGAAGATGATTTAATGCGGATGCTTCATATTGTCAGTGAAGCGCAATACAAGATTAAAGAAGCGCATCAGCCTAAAATACAGTTTGAAATTACGCTGTTGAAGCTTATTCACATGGAGCGCACTCAGAATCTTAATAAGCTGTTATCAGGGCTCGAAGACTTAAAAAAAAAGCTCAATAACAAAACCGAAATAAGCAAAACTAATACTGAGGATACAAAAAGCGCTTCCTCAACTTCTGACAACAATCAACCTTCGCCTGAGCAACAACCCAAAAGAACGTCCCAATCTAAAAATGGGCAATCTGCTAATCCCAAAGAAGAATCAATAACAAGGCAACCGGAGCCACCTACTCCAGAACCTGCAGCCGTAAATAAAGAACCGAATTCAAAACCATCTACCTCTGAACCAACAAACAATTCGCATCAACCGGCGAACCAAGTCAATAAGAAAACCCCTAAAAAAACTGAAGAGGATTCGGATGATGAGCTTAGCAAGCTATTTGGCAAATCTTCTTTGGGCAACCCCAAAAAAAATACAGAATCCACTGTTGAAAAAGAAGAAACTGCAGCTGATACCGCTACCCAAACAAAAGCAAAAAGAGCGCCAAAAGATGTAAGCTTAGAAGAAGTTAAAGAGGTATGGGAATCGTACCTGGAAGACCTTCGCCACCACGTGCCTGAAATGTTATATTTCCAGATGCAACGTGTTAAACCGATGAAGCTTAAAAATGGGCTCTTGCTGTTGCGGTGTAATGATGATTTTGCAAAAAAGATTGTCGATGAAAATAATCGGCGACTGGGGAAATTTTTAGAAGATAAAATTGGTGCGTACCTTGGTTTTGAGTCCATAGTCCAAAAAGATGAAAGTGATGTGGAAGCTTCAAAAAGCCCATACGAACGTTTTAAGGAGCTGCAAAAACGAGATCCAACCATAAAGCATTTGGTTGAACTTTTCGGTGCTGAATTGGATTACAACTTAAACCAATAG
- a CDS encoding YbaB/EbfC family nucleoid-associated protein yields MNQNMADMFGKFSELQEKMKQAKSELSKLEVEAEAGGGMVKVKANGQRKILSISLDDDVIDPDDAEMMEDLVVAGVNKALDKAEEAAQERMQETYKDMMPGGGIPGMDMSKLGF; encoded by the coding sequence ATGAATCAGAATATGGCAGATATGTTCGGGAAGTTTTCCGAACTGCAAGAAAAAATGAAGCAAGCAAAGAGTGAACTCTCTAAGCTTGAAGTAGAAGCAGAAGCAGGCGGTGGTATGGTAAAAGTTAAAGCCAACGGCCAACGCAAAATATTGAGCATCAGCCTTGACGACGATGTTATTGATCCTGATGACGCTGAGATGATGGAAGACCTCGTTGTGGCCGGCGTTAATAAAGCGCTTGATAAAGCTGAAGAAGCAGCTCAAGAACGCATGCAAGAAACCTATAAAGATATGATGCCGGGCGGTGGCATTCCAGGTATGGATATGAGTAAACTAGGCTTTTAA
- the recR gene encoding recombination mediator RecR has protein sequence MEGTSEILEQAIEQLAKLPGTGRKSARRIALYLLKQNEESVLKLAEALVNLKKSITRCDTCGVISDNDPCSICSNVKRQTGQICVVEESQDVFLIEKTNEFRGRYHVLGGVISPLDNIGPDDVRVKELMERINDEEEQTEEVILALNPDSEGEATSYYINKLLKPFEEVEVTRIAYGIPMGTELEFIDEATLGRAFASRNTF, from the coding sequence ATGGAAGGAACTTCGGAAATACTGGAGCAGGCAATTGAACAGCTTGCTAAGCTCCCCGGCACAGGGCGAAAATCAGCCCGGCGTATTGCGCTTTACCTGCTTAAACAGAATGAAGAATCTGTTTTAAAGCTGGCAGAAGCACTTGTCAATCTTAAGAAATCTATCACACGTTGTGATACCTGTGGGGTTATCAGTGACAATGATCCTTGCTCTATATGCAGTAACGTTAAGCGCCAAACGGGACAGATTTGTGTGGTCGAAGAGTCGCAGGATGTATTTCTGATTGAAAAAACCAATGAGTTTCGGGGGCGCTATCATGTACTTGGCGGTGTTATATCTCCACTCGATAATATTGGTCCCGATGATGTACGCGTCAAAGAACTCATGGAGCGCATCAATGATGAGGAAGAACAAACAGAAGAAGTGATTTTAGCCCTCAACCCTGATTCTGAAGGTGAAGCTACCTCTTACTATATCAATAAATTACTCAAACCCTTTGAAGAGGTTGAAGTCACCCGTATTGCCTATGGTATCCCTATGGGAACGGAACTTGAGTTTATTGATGAAGCTACCCTTGGACGTGCTTTCGCAAGCCGAAACACTTTCTAA
- a CDS encoding M1 family metallopeptidase, which produces MKFKTISLCTLFMLLSLAGLSQDNYYWQQEAEYKMEINIDAENHHFTGVQELTYHNNSPDTLHRAFYHLYFNAFQPNSMMDVRSRTIADPDGRVRDRIQKLPEDEIGYHHINSLKQDGKKVDYTVDGTILEVTLDEPILPGESTVFNMEFESQVPRQIRRSGWMNKEGVEFSMSQWYPKLSEYDEDGWHPNPYIGREFHGVWGSFDVKITIDSSYVMGATGHLQNADEIGHGYADNYNRPNSEKLTWHWKADNVHDFMWGADPDFTHTTAQVPNGPKLHFLYQADTVAVNAKQYSQEQLRQSWERLPQATVTAFQFMSKHFGKYPYDKFTVIQGGDGGMEYPMATLITGNRSFGSLVGVTVHELVHSWYYGVLATNESRYPWMDEGFTTYSSALVMDHLFKNGNEERPHKRSYQSYFSIAEDGQQEALDTHADHFHTNRAYGAASYSTGAVFLNQLRYIVGGEHFDRGMKRYFEEWKFKHPDGRDFLRVMEQESNMVLDWYYQYFIESTKHIDYGITSVLEDNGSTYVTLERHDLMPMPIDLVVSYKDGSQELYYMPLRIMRNTKPHSSSDMQRIVKPDWPWVNPTYTLEIDAPSSEIKRIEIDPSMRMADVNRENNVIDMSEYLKQFEPATK; this is translated from the coding sequence ATGAAGTTTAAAACTATTAGTCTTTGTACGCTTTTCATGCTGCTTTCTTTGGCTGGACTTAGCCAGGATAACTATTACTGGCAGCAAGAAGCAGAGTACAAAATGGAGATCAATATAGATGCCGAAAACCATCATTTTACAGGTGTCCAGGAGTTGACCTACCACAATAACTCACCCGATACGCTCCATCGTGCATTCTACCACCTATACTTTAATGCTTTCCAACCGAACAGCATGATGGATGTACGTTCGCGTACCATTGCTGATCCCGACGGACGGGTTCGTGACCGCATCCAAAAATTACCAGAGGATGAGATCGGATATCACCATATCAACAGCCTTAAACAAGATGGCAAAAAGGTTGATTATACCGTAGACGGTACTATTCTAGAGGTCACTCTTGACGAACCGATACTTCCGGGTGAATCAACTGTATTCAATATGGAATTTGAAAGCCAAGTGCCACGACAGATTCGCCGATCCGGTTGGATGAACAAGGAAGGTGTTGAGTTTTCTATGAGTCAATGGTACCCTAAGCTTTCTGAATATGATGAGGATGGATGGCATCCCAATCCCTATATTGGCCGGGAATTTCATGGTGTTTGGGGGAGCTTCGACGTTAAAATCACTATTGACAGCTCCTATGTTATGGGTGCTACAGGACACCTTCAAAATGCGGATGAAATCGGCCACGGCTATGCGGATAATTACAATCGCCCTAATTCTGAAAAACTGACTTGGCATTGGAAAGCTGATAACGTGCACGACTTTATGTGGGGTGCCGATCCGGACTTTACCCATACTACAGCACAAGTACCTAACGGCCCCAAACTGCATTTTCTCTACCAAGCAGATACTGTTGCCGTTAATGCAAAGCAATACTCCCAAGAACAGCTTCGCCAAAGCTGGGAAAGACTACCCCAAGCTACTGTTACAGCATTCCAGTTTATGAGCAAACATTTTGGTAAATATCCTTATGACAAATTTACCGTTATCCAGGGAGGGGACGGGGGCATGGAGTATCCGATGGCTACTTTGATCACCGGAAACCGTTCTTTTGGAAGCTTGGTAGGCGTTACGGTACATGAGCTTGTTCATAGTTGGTATTATGGCGTTTTAGCGACAAATGAAAGTCGATATCCCTGGATGGATGAAGGGTTTACGACCTACTCCTCGGCACTTGTCATGGATCACCTTTTTAAGAATGGAAATGAAGAACGCCCTCATAAACGGTCGTACCAATCGTACTTTAGTATTGCTGAGGATGGGCAACAAGAAGCACTCGACACCCATGCCGACCACTTCCATACCAATAGAGCTTATGGCGCTGCATCATACTCCACAGGCGCCGTATTTCTGAATCAATTGCGTTATATCGTTGGCGGTGAACACTTTGACCGCGGCATGAAGCGTTATTTTGAAGAATGGAAGTTCAAGCATCCCGACGGACGTGATTTTCTACGAGTTATGGAACAAGAATCAAACATGGTGCTGGATTGGTATTACCAATATTTCATAGAGTCTACTAAACATATAGATTACGGTATCACTTCTGTGCTGGAAGATAACGGATCTACTTATGTAACGCTCGAACGTCATGATCTGATGCCGATGCCTATAGACTTAGTAGTTTCCTACAAGGATGGCAGCCAGGAACTATATTATATGCCTCTGCGCATTATGCGCAATACCAAGCCGCATAGCAGCTCAGATATGCAACGCATTGTTAAACCTGACTGGCCATGGGTAAATCCAACATATACCCTCGAAATTGATGCTCCATCTTCAGAAATAAAACGTATTGAAATTGATCCCTCAATGCGGATGGCAGATGTCAATCGTGAAAACAATGTGATTGATATGAGTGAGTATCTGAAACAGTTTGAACCTGCTACTAAATAA
- the topA gene encoding type I DNA topoisomerase: protein MKSLVIVESPTKIKTLKKYLPEEYVIDSSMGHIRDLPANAKEVPKKFKGEEWANLGVNTDDDFDPLYVIPSSKKKVVKRLKKELKDSDELILATDEDREGEAISWHLTEILKPDIPVKRMVFREITEEAIKEALNHFRDIDMNLVNAQEARRIIDRLAGYTISPLLWKKIAPGLSAGRVQSVAVRFMVERERERMKFRSARYWDLKAQLRKQDAGNTFEADLTHLDGKRLASGKDFDEHTGKLKKPEKVVLLDDKTAGELRDDLESADWEVSEVKKNRKKRNPSPAFITSTLQQEANRKLNFSAKRTMGVAQKLYENGYITYMRTDSARLSSQAIGAARNAVKDEYGEDYLYKKVRNYSGGSGSQEAHEAIRPAGSYFRKPEEAGLSGDQFKLYDLIWKRTIATQMARAELEFTNVTIEAKANNKVAEFKTSGKKIIFPGFFRAYVEGSDDPDAALENQEKFLPKLEEGETVEEDGIEPISHETKPPARYTEATLVKELEKRGVGRPSTYASIISTVQNRGYVEADGKTLVPTFTAFAVTELLEKNLHDVVDSDFTSGMEAKLDEIAQGELDTKQYLREYYKGDDGLKAKVEEQEDQIDPQDARHLELPLPGLNGIQVFVGRYGPYIKKEQDGEELTTSIPESWKPSDITVEKLEELIKAEEEGPKSIGNHPDTGEPIFVLNGRYGPYVQVGEVTDDNKKPERASLLKDMKPEDVDVNLALRLLELPRPLGDHPDTGKIIRAGVGRYGPFVVHDGTFASLRKKDYVLDITLERALELLEQKKNKKSRKSNVIHDLGEHPEDGKKVRVMTGRYGPYIKHGKNNISLPDDFDPEDVDMDIAVQLITEKG from the coding sequence ATGAAGTCGCTTGTAATTGTAGAGTCACCCACAAAAATTAAAACGCTTAAGAAGTACCTGCCCGAAGAGTATGTGATCGATTCGTCGATGGGGCATATTCGGGATCTCCCTGCCAATGCCAAAGAGGTGCCTAAAAAGTTTAAGGGAGAGGAGTGGGCAAATTTAGGTGTCAATACAGATGACGACTTTGATCCTCTTTATGTAATACCTTCTAGTAAAAAGAAGGTTGTTAAACGACTTAAGAAAGAGCTTAAGGATTCTGATGAGCTTATTCTTGCTACAGATGAAGACCGGGAAGGAGAAGCAATTTCGTGGCACTTGACCGAGATTTTAAAGCCCGATATTCCGGTGAAGCGCATGGTTTTTAGAGAAATCACCGAAGAAGCTATTAAAGAAGCGCTTAACCATTTTCGTGATATCGACATGAATTTGGTAAATGCCCAGGAAGCCCGCCGTATTATTGATCGGTTGGCCGGTTATACAATTTCTCCTCTTCTTTGGAAAAAAATTGCGCCGGGTCTTTCGGCAGGACGTGTACAATCGGTTGCTGTTCGGTTTATGGTTGAACGGGAACGAGAACGCATGAAATTTCGCTCTGCTCGTTACTGGGATTTGAAAGCTCAACTGCGTAAGCAGGATGCCGGCAATACTTTTGAAGCTGATCTTACTCATCTGGATGGTAAACGATTAGCTTCCGGTAAAGATTTTGATGAACATACGGGCAAGCTGAAGAAGCCTGAAAAGGTTGTCTTGCTTGATGATAAAACCGCTGGTGAACTGCGTGATGATCTTGAGTCTGCCGATTGGGAGGTCTCGGAAGTTAAAAAGAATCGTAAGAAGCGAAATCCCTCCCCGGCCTTCATAACATCTACTTTGCAGCAGGAAGCGAACCGGAAATTGAACTTTTCGGCTAAGCGGACAATGGGTGTGGCTCAAAAGTTGTACGAAAATGGATACATTACCTACATGCGTACTGATTCAGCTCGGTTGTCGAGTCAGGCCATTGGGGCGGCGCGTAATGCCGTTAAGGATGAGTATGGTGAAGACTACCTTTATAAAAAAGTCAGAAATTATTCTGGTGGTTCCGGCTCTCAAGAGGCTCACGAAGCAATTCGTCCGGCAGGTAGTTATTTCAGAAAACCGGAAGAGGCAGGTCTTAGTGGCGATCAGTTTAAGCTCTATGATTTGATATGGAAGCGTACCATAGCTACCCAAATGGCACGGGCTGAGCTTGAGTTTACCAATGTTACTATCGAGGCTAAAGCCAATAATAAAGTTGCTGAATTTAAGACGAGTGGCAAGAAGATTATATTCCCCGGCTTTTTCCGAGCTTATGTAGAAGGGAGTGATGATCCCGATGCGGCCCTGGAAAACCAGGAAAAGTTCTTGCCTAAGCTAGAAGAAGGAGAAACGGTTGAAGAGGATGGCATTGAGCCTATTTCGCACGAGACCAAACCCCCGGCGCGTTATACTGAGGCGACCCTTGTTAAAGAGCTTGAAAAACGAGGAGTTGGTCGACCCAGTACCTATGCATCTATTATCAGTACGGTGCAAAATCGAGGTTATGTTGAAGCGGACGGTAAAACGCTGGTCCCTACTTTCACCGCTTTTGCGGTTACCGAACTGCTCGAGAAGAATCTTCATGATGTAGTAGACAGCGACTTTACCTCGGGAATGGAAGCCAAGTTGGATGAAATTGCCCAAGGTGAACTGGATACTAAACAGTATCTCCGCGAGTATTACAAAGGAGATGACGGGTTGAAAGCAAAAGTAGAAGAACAGGAAGATCAAATTGATCCACAGGATGCTCGCCACTTGGAACTTCCCCTGCCCGGTCTTAACGGGATACAAGTGTTTGTAGGGCGGTACGGTCCGTATATTAAAAAAGAGCAGGATGGGGAAGAATTAACGACTTCTATACCGGAAAGCTGGAAGCCCAGTGATATTACGGTTGAAAAGCTTGAAGAGTTGATAAAAGCGGAAGAGGAAGGTCCGAAATCTATTGGTAACCATCCTGATACCGGAGAGCCCATCTTTGTACTTAACGGAAGGTACGGTCCGTATGTGCAGGTTGGTGAAGTGACTGATGATAATAAAAAACCTGAGCGTGCTTCTTTGCTTAAGGATATGAAGCCCGAAGATGTGGATGTTAATTTGGCCCTTCGATTGTTGGAGCTGCCTCGTCCTTTGGGAGATCATCCTGATACTGGAAAAATTATAAGAGCGGGTGTAGGCCGCTATGGACCCTTTGTTGTACACGACGGTACTTTTGCCTCACTGCGAAAGAAAGATTATGTGTTAGATATTACACTGGAACGGGCTTTGGAACTGCTTGAGCAGAAGAAGAATAAGAAGTCGCGGAAAAGCAATGTCATTCATGACCTTGGTGAACATCCCGAAGATGGAAAAAAAGTACGGGTGATGACTGGTCGATATGGTCCATATATTAAGCATGGTAAAAATAATATAAGCTTACCAGATGATTTTGATCCTGAAGATGTAGATATGGATATTGCGGTACAACTTATTACCGAAAAGGGATAG
- a CDS encoding peroxiredoxin has product MIETGSKIDTDFMLDIVKDGEEQTVAFDDLLERPTIVSVYMRNNTSGCDKQNKSLAQHSDWFDEQGYNIVAISKDTCGSHKNYAKKLDINYILASDPDYKFAEATDSIVEKNMFGNQYEAPSRSAYIIDTDGTVKAIIEKINTKDHASELKDVIENL; this is encoded by the coding sequence ATGATTGAGACAGGATCTAAAATTGATACCGATTTTATGCTTGATATCGTTAAAGATGGCGAAGAGCAGACTGTTGCCTTTGATGATCTTTTGGAACGTCCTACCATAGTTTCGGTATATATGCGTAATAACACATCGGGTTGTGATAAGCAGAATAAGAGTTTAGCCCAGCATTCCGATTGGTTTGATGAGCAGGGATATAACATTGTAGCTATAAGCAAAGACACCTGTGGCTCGCACAAAAACTATGCAAAAAAACTGGATATCAATTATATACTGGCATCCGATCCTGATTATAAATTTGCAGAAGCTACCGATTCTATTGTTGAAAAGAACATGTTCGGTAACCAATACGAAGCTCCGTCACGGTCAGCATATATTATTGATACGGATGGTACTGTTAAAGCTATTATTGAAAAAATAAATACTAAAGATCATGCCTCAGAGTTAAAGGATGTGATCGAGAATTTGTAG
- a CDS encoding NUDIX hydrolase: MSEKSFRFSIEPWSVIHQNKEYQTPIFNLLHRKMKLEADDEENEGDFYVLKAPEWVNVLPITSDSEVVLVEQYRYGIEEPTLEVPGGMVDPGEEPLEAIQRELLEETGYRSEEWSSLGKVSANPAIMTNFTHLFLAEGCAFEGIQESGGDIHERIKVHKIPLEEFLSYSSDGTIHHTIVLATVARYLLHRKNRNK, translated from the coding sequence ATGAGTGAAAAATCATTCCGCTTTTCAATAGAACCGTGGTCGGTTATCCACCAAAATAAAGAATATCAGACACCAATTTTTAATCTTTTACACAGAAAAATGAAATTGGAAGCTGATGATGAAGAAAATGAGGGAGACTTTTATGTGCTTAAAGCTCCTGAGTGGGTAAATGTTCTGCCTATTACTTCTGATAGCGAAGTAGTGCTGGTAGAGCAATATCGATATGGTATTGAAGAGCCTACACTAGAAGTGCCTGGCGGTATGGTTGATCCAGGTGAAGAGCCGTTGGAAGCCATACAGCGAGAGCTGCTTGAAGAAACGGGATACCGGTCTGAGGAATGGAGCAGTTTGGGAAAGGTGAGCGCGAATCCCGCAATAATGACTAATTTCACGCACCTGTTTTTGGCAGAAGGTTGTGCCTTCGAGGGGATACAAGAGTCGGGGGGAGATATACACGAACGAATTAAAGTTCATAAAATACCCCTTGAAGAATTTTTGTCATATTCTTCAGATGGCACTATCCATCATACGATCGTTTTAGCTACGGTAGCACGATATTTGTTACATCGCAAAAATAGGAACAAATAG
- a CDS encoding AMP nucleosidase, which produces MSERFEFTTDEVSSQEELHERVEQACDTMESIYENGEYPKLLVKRSWSKHNPIITGEMAKPKSYRWYLLRELKKLGEKGAVIKIIPSRERLALNDPDLLDNTDEDDWDITQKKLFLFSPERIEISLNRLQHYTGTQPEDFQRYILFTNYDMHVEVFKEKFPNCVGPDREGVQMPAYHHKLDDHKGVTLINIGVGPSNAKTITDHVAVLRPDAMIMVGHCGGLRNHQEIGDFVLATGFMRDDGVLDNILPLNIPITPNYLLNVYLKEILDKYNRNHRLGTIFTTANRNWEFIKGRTVEQIHMSRSIAVDMESATVATNGYRYRIPNATMLCVSDKPLHGEPKLSDAAQEFYEDSKQMHIEMAIDVLNMCKQNYPEGLPNASIRAMNEPLMGGPDED; this is translated from the coding sequence ATGTCAGAACGATTTGAATTTACTACTGATGAGGTTAGCTCACAAGAAGAACTCCATGAACGTGTGGAGCAGGCCTGTGATACAATGGAATCCATTTATGAAAATGGTGAATATCCAAAACTACTAGTCAAACGATCGTGGTCCAAACATAATCCCATTATTACGGGAGAGATGGCTAAACCAAAATCTTACCGTTGGTACCTGTTGCGAGAGCTAAAAAAACTGGGAGAAAAAGGAGCTGTCATAAAAATCATACCTTCCCGTGAGCGACTGGCACTAAACGATCCTGACCTGCTTGACAATACTGACGAAGATGACTGGGATATCACTCAGAAAAAACTCTTCCTGTTTAGTCCCGAACGAATTGAGATCTCATTAAATCGCCTGCAGCATTACACAGGTACACAACCCGAGGACTTTCAACGATATATTCTGTTCACTAATTATGATATGCATGTAGAGGTATTCAAAGAGAAATTCCCCAACTGTGTGGGTCCAGACCGAGAAGGCGTACAAATGCCTGCTTACCATCACAAATTGGATGATCATAAAGGTGTGACGCTCATTAATATCGGCGTAGGTCCATCAAACGCCAAAACCATTACCGACCATGTCGCTGTACTCCGTCCCGATGCGATGATTATGGTCGGACATTGCGGCGGCCTGCGTAACCACCAGGAAATTGGTGATTTTGTATTAGCAACAGGCTTTATGCGGGATGATGGCGTACTGGATAACATCTTACCACTAAATATCCCGATTACCCCCAACTACTTACTCAATGTCTATCTCAAAGAAATACTGGACAAATACAATCGCAATCACCGCCTGGGTACCATCTTCACCACCGCCAACCGAAACTGGGAGTTTATAAAAGGACGAACGGTTGAACAAATTCATATGAGTCGCAGTATAGCCGTAGATATGGAGTCGGCAACAGTTGCCACAAATGGATATCGCTATCGTATCCCCAATGCCACCATGCTATGTGTTAGTGACAAACCGTTGCATGGAGAACCCAAGCTTAGTGATGCAGCCCAAGAGTTCTATGAAGACTCTAAGCAGATGCATATTGAGATGGCTATTGATGTACTTAACATGTGCAAACAAAACTATCCGGAAGGCTTACCTAACGCCAGCATCCGCGCAATGAATGAACCTCTGATGGGTGGTCCCGACGAAGACTAG